A single region of the Halobacterium wangiae genome encodes:
- a CDS encoding DUF7344 domain-containing protein, which translates to MTASSGFDGTGGAGGELAEGEIHDVLRNDRRRMVLELLGDAGEPVTTRELSEAIAAREADADPPPRDVRQSVYISLQQTHLPKLAGLGVVDYDENTKEVTPATNASTLGVYMEVVPKYGLAYSEFYGALGVLGVLLVVAAEIGVPVVAALSAGTWAVVVFSVVVASAAYQTYEQRSSLVHRLRE; encoded by the coding sequence TTGACAGCGAGCAGCGGTTTCGACGGTACGGGGGGAGCAGGAGGCGAGCTCGCCGAAGGGGAGATCCACGACGTCCTCAGGAACGACCGGCGGCGGATGGTCCTCGAACTGCTCGGAGACGCCGGCGAGCCAGTGACGACGCGGGAGCTCTCGGAGGCCATCGCCGCCAGGGAGGCCGACGCCGACCCGCCACCCCGGGACGTCCGGCAGAGCGTCTACATCTCCCTCCAGCAGACCCACCTGCCGAAGCTCGCTGGGCTGGGCGTCGTCGACTACGACGAGAACACGAAGGAGGTGACGCCCGCGACGAACGCCTCGACGCTCGGCGTCTACATGGAGGTGGTGCCGAAGTACGGGCTGGCGTACAGCGAGTTCTACGGCGCGCTGGGCGTGCTCGGCGTGCTGCTCGTCGTCGCCGCGGAGATCGGGGTGCCGGTCGTCGCCGCGCTGAGCGCGGGGACGTGGGCGGTCGTCGTCTTCAGCGTCGTCGTCGCGTCCGCCGCCTACCAGACGTACGAACAGCGGAGTTCGCTCGTCCACCGCCTCCGGGAGTAG
- the serB gene encoding phosphoserine phosphatase SerB gives MALVAFDFDGTLADSEMLDRLAARHGVGDEVAEITDRAMRGELSYPESLRERASLVAGLSNDDAAAVYGDVRLRDGAGDLVRSLRDAGVTVVVLTGGFAPGVEAALDAAGADADSVVANRLPTDDDGLTGDVEGPLVEGTKDDALWKACAEFEETTDEAIAVGDGANDVPMLDEAGFAVGFQPKSGVADHCDVTVSSMGELEELFRERGLLG, from the coding sequence ATGGCTCTGGTCGCGTTCGACTTCGACGGCACGCTCGCCGACTCCGAGATGCTCGACCGACTCGCCGCGCGCCACGGCGTCGGCGACGAGGTGGCCGAGATTACGGACCGCGCGATGCGCGGGGAACTCTCCTACCCGGAGAGCCTCCGGGAGCGCGCGAGTCTCGTCGCCGGCCTCTCGAACGACGACGCCGCGGCCGTCTACGGCGACGTCCGCCTCCGGGACGGCGCCGGGGACCTGGTCCGGTCGCTCCGGGACGCCGGCGTCACCGTCGTCGTCCTTACTGGCGGCTTCGCACCGGGCGTCGAGGCGGCCCTCGACGCGGCGGGCGCCGACGCCGACAGCGTGGTCGCGAACCGCCTGCCGACGGACGACGACGGCCTCACGGGCGACGTGGAGGGGCCGCTCGTCGAGGGGACGAAGGACGACGCGCTCTGGAAGGCGTGCGCGGAGTTCGAGGAGACGACCGACGAGGCGATCGCCGTGGGCGACGGCGCCAACGACGTCCCGATGCTCGACGAGGCCGGCTTCGCGGTCGGCTTCCAGCCGAAGTCGGGGGTCGCCGACCACTGCGACGTCACCGTCTCATCGATGGGAGAACTGGAGGAACTGTTCCGCGAGCGGGGACTACTGGGCTGA
- a CDS encoding alpha/beta fold hydrolase: protein MSATSATTDDRRDRHTAEVDGSPVAYAEFGDPDGEPVVFLHGTPGSRLLAELYDDQARTRGVRVLSFDRPGYGRTPPRAASDQTDSPALLAAVLDDAGVDSAGLVAFSGGAPHALAAAGVNTDRVRGVDVVSGGVPASFREETPTPQRVLGALAERAPLLLGGLLRGQAWAASRLPPSFVVAQYTTDGGEDLPAAVHELVKRDFLEALAASRAGVVRESRQFTRDWAFSLECVDCEVRWWHGEDDANVPVDGARRVADALPDCEFSALADADHLGALVESREHVLARYAPDA, encoded by the coding sequence GTGAGCGCGACGTCAGCGACGACCGACGACCGCCGCGACCGACACACCGCCGAGGTCGATGGTAGCCCGGTCGCCTACGCGGAGTTCGGCGACCCGGACGGCGAACCGGTGGTGTTCCTCCACGGCACGCCCGGGTCGCGACTGCTCGCCGAACTGTACGACGACCAGGCACGGACGCGGGGCGTCCGCGTGCTCTCCTTCGACCGCCCCGGGTACGGGCGGACGCCGCCGCGAGCGGCCTCCGACCAGACCGATTCCCCGGCGCTGCTCGCGGCCGTCCTCGACGACGCCGGCGTCGACAGCGCGGGCCTCGTGGCGTTCTCCGGGGGCGCCCCACACGCCCTCGCGGCGGCCGGGGTGAACACCGACCGCGTCCGGGGCGTTGACGTCGTTTCCGGTGGGGTTCCCGCGTCGTTCCGCGAGGAGACGCCGACCCCACAGCGCGTGCTCGGGGCACTCGCGGAGCGCGCGCCCCTACTGCTCGGCGGCCTCCTCCGCGGGCAGGCGTGGGCGGCCAGCCGTCTCCCCCCGTCGTTCGTCGTCGCCCAGTACACGACCGACGGTGGCGAGGACCTGCCGGCGGCGGTCCACGAACTCGTCAAGCGGGACTTCCTCGAGGCGCTCGCGGCGAGTCGCGCCGGCGTCGTCCGGGAGTCCCGGCAGTTCACCCGCGACTGGGCGTTCTCGCTGGAGTGTGTGGACTGCGAGGTGCGGTGGTGGCACGGCGAGGACGACGCGAACGTCCCCGTCGACGGTGCGCGCCGCGTGGCCGACGCCTTGCCGGACTGTGAGTTCTCCGCCCTCGCCGACGCGGACCACCTCGGCGCGCTCGTGGAGAGCCGCGAGCACGTGCTCGCCAGGTACGCGCCCGACGCGTAG
- a CDS encoding helix-turn-helix domain-containing protein, which yields MKRVAFAVEYPPELTHPLHEAVVERDGVSRAAVLTWGPVGSATTLTWVDADRETTAAVLDAGPVVETSLVAGAEGTYAFTRQTEYAFADDLLDLVSVADVAFRPPLVFRADRSARFEAVGESDALGAFYADLSSLLDVSVDSVHDFRRGDTPASLTTRQRAALDAAVDLGYYEVPREASVADVAVALDCATSTAGELLRKAEAHVVRDATSGA from the coding sequence GTGAAACGAGTCGCCTTCGCCGTCGAGTATCCGCCCGAGCTCACCCACCCGCTCCACGAGGCGGTCGTGGAGCGCGACGGCGTCTCCCGGGCGGCGGTCCTGACGTGGGGCCCCGTCGGGAGCGCGACGACGCTGACGTGGGTCGACGCGGACCGCGAGACCACCGCCGCGGTGCTCGACGCCGGGCCGGTCGTCGAGACCAGTCTCGTCGCGGGCGCCGAGGGGACGTACGCGTTCACACGCCAGACGGAGTACGCGTTCGCCGACGACCTGCTGGACCTCGTCTCGGTCGCCGACGTGGCCTTCCGCCCACCGCTCGTGTTCCGCGCAGACCGCAGCGCGCGCTTCGAGGCGGTGGGCGAGTCCGACGCGCTCGGGGCGTTCTACGCCGACCTCTCGTCGTTGCTCGACGTCTCCGTGGACTCGGTCCACGACTTCCGTCGCGGCGACACCCCGGCGTCGCTGACGACGCGCCAGCGCGCCGCCCTCGACGCGGCGGTCGACCTCGGCTACTACGAGGTGCCACGCGAGGCGTCCGTCGCCGACGTCGCCGTGGCTCTGGACTGCGCGACGAGCACGGCGGGCGAACTCCTCAGGAAGGCCGAAGCGCACGTGGTGAGGGACGCCACGAGCGGAGCGTAG
- the serA gene encoding phosphoglycerate dehydrogenase, whose amino-acid sequence MKVLVTDPIADAGLDRLRDAGHDVQTAYDAEGDALLDAVADANALVVRSGTQVTDELFDAAPDLVIVGRAGIGVDNIDIDAATDHGVIVANAPEGNVRAAAEHTVAMAFATARSIPQAHGRLSDGEWAKGEFLGTELNGKTLGVVGLGRVGQEVAKRLGSLGMDLVAYDPYIGEDRAEQLGAELLDFEDVVERADFLTVHVPLTDETEGLIGEAELAEMEGGYVVNVARGGVVDEDALAEAADDGVVAGAALDVFAEEPLSAESPLLDAENVIVTPHLGASTAAAQEHVATTTADQVVAALNDEPVLNALNAPSVEESAFGRIEPYIGLAETAGKVAAQLFDGRIERVGVRYEGDIAEEDLDLVTASAQKGVFEPLEWQVNAVNAPRVAEERGIEVTETKTRQSEDFQSLVSVTVGNSDDDLTVSGTLFAGDDPRLVKIDGYRVDAIPHGHMLAARNRDEPGVIGFIGTALGEAGVNIAGMFNARETIGGEALTVYNLDEPVPGDALDALLADDRITDVRSIELNGE is encoded by the coding sequence ATGAAGGTACTCGTCACGGACCCCATCGCGGACGCCGGCCTCGACCGGCTCCGGGACGCCGGCCACGACGTACAGACGGCCTACGACGCCGAGGGCGACGCGCTGCTCGACGCCGTCGCCGACGCCAACGCACTCGTCGTGCGGTCCGGGACGCAGGTCACGGACGAACTGTTCGACGCCGCCCCCGACCTCGTCATCGTCGGGCGCGCCGGCATCGGCGTCGACAACATCGACATCGACGCCGCCACCGACCACGGCGTCATCGTCGCGAACGCGCCGGAGGGCAACGTCCGGGCGGCCGCCGAGCACACCGTCGCGATGGCGTTCGCCACCGCGCGATCGATCCCGCAGGCCCACGGCCGGCTCTCGGACGGCGAGTGGGCGAAAGGCGAGTTCCTCGGGACGGAACTCAACGGGAAGACGCTCGGCGTCGTCGGCCTCGGTCGCGTCGGCCAGGAGGTCGCCAAGCGCCTCGGCAGCCTCGGCATGGACCTCGTCGCCTACGACCCGTACATCGGCGAGGACCGCGCCGAACAGCTCGGCGCCGAACTACTCGACTTCGAGGACGTCGTCGAGCGCGCCGACTTCCTCACCGTCCACGTCCCGCTCACGGACGAGACGGAGGGGCTGATCGGCGAGGCGGAACTCGCGGAGATGGAGGGCGGCTACGTCGTGAACGTCGCCCGCGGCGGGGTCGTCGACGAGGACGCGCTCGCCGAGGCGGCCGACGACGGGGTCGTCGCCGGCGCCGCCCTCGACGTGTTCGCCGAGGAACCGCTCTCCGCCGAGTCGCCGCTGCTCGACGCCGAGAACGTCATCGTGACCCCGCACCTCGGCGCGTCCACGGCGGCCGCACAGGAGCACGTCGCGACGACCACCGCCGACCAGGTCGTCGCCGCGCTGAACGACGAACCCGTGCTGAACGCGCTGAACGCGCCGAGCGTCGAGGAGAGCGCGTTCGGCCGCATCGAGCCGTACATCGGCCTCGCGGAGACCGCCGGGAAGGTCGCCGCCCAACTGTTCGACGGCCGCATCGAGCGCGTCGGCGTGCGCTACGAGGGCGACATCGCCGAGGAAGACCTCGACCTCGTGACGGCGAGCGCCCAGAAGGGCGTCTTCGAACCCCTCGAGTGGCAGGTGAACGCGGTCAACGCGCCGCGGGTCGCCGAAGAGCGTGGCATCGAGGTGACCGAGACGAAGACCCGCCAGAGCGAGGACTTCCAGAGTCTCGTCTCCGTCACCGTCGGCAACAGCGACGACGACCTCACCGTCTCGGGGACGCTGTTTGCGGGCGACGACCCGCGCCTCGTGAAGATCGACGGCTACCGCGTCGACGCCATCCCGCACGGCCACATGCTCGCCGCACGCAACCGCGACGAACCCGGCGTCATCGGCTTCATCGGCACCGCGCTCGGCGAGGCCGGCGTCAACATCGCGGGGATGTTCAACGCCCGCGAGACCATCGGCGGCGAGGCACTCACCGTCTACAACCTCGACGAACCCGTACCAGGAGACGCCCTCGACGCGCTGCTCGCCGACGACCGCATCACGGACGTGCGGAGCATCGAACTGAACGGCGAGTAG
- a CDS encoding acyl-CoA thioesterase, translating into MPSVTDTFIENRVRVQPDDTNNYASAHGGNVVKWMDEVGAMSAMRLAGETCVTARINSLDFERPIPRGDICVIHSYAYATGRSSVRVRLRAFREDPRSGDSEQTTSSYFVFVAVDEEMKPTPVPELTVESERDRRLEQAALAGETESRD; encoded by the coding sequence GTGCCCAGCGTCACCGACACGTTCATCGAGAACCGCGTGCGCGTCCAGCCCGACGACACCAACAACTACGCCTCGGCGCACGGCGGCAACGTCGTCAAGTGGATGGACGAGGTGGGCGCGATGTCCGCGATGCGTCTCGCCGGCGAGACCTGCGTGACCGCGCGCATCAACAGCCTCGACTTCGAGCGCCCGATCCCGCGCGGCGACATCTGCGTCATCCACTCCTACGCCTACGCGACGGGGCGTAGCAGCGTCCGGGTCCGCCTGCGCGCGTTCCGCGAGGACCCGCGGTCGGGCGACTCCGAGCAGACGACGAGTTCCTACTTCGTCTTCGTCGCCGTCGACGAGGAGATGAAGCCGACGCCGGTGCCCGAACTCACCGTCGAGTCGGAGCGCGACCGGCGACTGGAGCAGGCGGCGCTCGCCGGGGAGACCGAGTCCCGCGACTAG